The genome window tttttatcgcCATACACTAGGTTTTGGACTAACAAATTTTGTTATAGGTGGAAAATTTATGTGCGTACAAGCTTGATAGCCCGATTTTAGACCCATATTAATTGTTTAAAGGGTAAACTTAAGAAAAGACGTGTCTTAGTCCAAAAGCCTAGGTATTTGGTGTGTTTGATTAAACTATAAATGAATTAGATTATGGTAAATTGAAATAGATCACTATTATTAATTTCCTTGGATGACCCATTTATTAATTATCATAATCTAATCCTTTTTGTATGTGATTTCAAATTCAACAAATGTGTGTGAGATATCAAAGATGATATTTTGTGTATGGAAAATGTTATTGATATTGTGTGTTGTGGTATGGTGGATTGGTATGTGTATTTGAATATGATTTGAGGTCCTTGATTTGAAATTGGGTGGGATCCACAAGACAAATGTGGTGGGGACGCTGAATATGTTAGGGCTGGCTAAGAGGGTTGGGGCTCGGTTCTTGCTGACCAGCACCAGTGAGGTCTATGGTGATCCTCTCCAACATCCACAAGCTGAGACCTATTGGGGCAATGTCAATCCCATCGGTAATATTATTTCACTCTCTTTTTTAGTTTGATTTAAATAAATGTCGTGTGCATTATGTATTTGTTAATAATTGTAAAGTTATATATCGGTTTGGTGTAAGCCAACAACATATGGTTTATAAGTGTGAGCTCAACCTCAAACACTTGAGATGTCTTTAATTTGAAGGATAAAGTCATGTCGACCTTGGGTCCAAAGCGTGGATAATAACTCAAGTGGAGTGGGTTAAATCTATATCATCTCCTTATACTTCTCAtcctttcaaaattttcataataTAACATGGTATCAAAGAATAAACTAGATCCTAATGACCTCCCTTATAGTCCATTTATTGACTCTTGCACAACGAAGCCTACGTTTGCATGGGAGTGTTAAAGACTTGTAAAAGTTTCACATCGGTTTGGTGTAAGTCAACGATGCGATGTATAAGTGTGAGCTCAACCTCAAATACTTGAGTCGTTTTTTGAAAGACAAAACCACGTGGGTGTTAGGCCTAGAGAGTGATAATAGCTCAAGTGGATAGGGTGAAACCTCTCTCGATCACACCTCCTTCCCATCCCTCTCAAAAATCTTCAAATTTTATTATCTTATGTTTGCACCAAAAATATGGACAAGAATTATAAACAAATATATGCTTCGAAATTTTCACTAaccaagttatatatatatataaacctaGTAATAGTAGTATTGAGTTGGTGAATtttcaactaattttttttgggcAGGAGTTAGGAGCTGCTACGATGAAGGGAAGCGCACGGCAGAGACATTGACCATGGACTACCACAGGGGACTTGGCATTGAGGTTCCTACCTTTTTCACTCTcccatcttcttctttcttttttctaaattcaaacacattaatctcttttccaaatcaaatcaaaccatGATGGCTTTAGAAAAATCTTTCGTCAAGAAGTTTCAATGACAATGACTGACTACAAGAAGAGATAGAGAAGAAGACAAGTATGTATATGGTGATCACCTTTTTTGACTTGTGattcttatatgtatatatgtaggtgAGAATTGCCAGGATTTTCAATACATATGGACCACGTATGTGCATTGATGATGGTCGTGTTGTTAGCAATTTTGTTGCCCAAGTAAGCTTTCTTTCCATATATTATCATTTTTAGAGATTTATTTTGCCTGATTTATCGAGACTCATTATTCCACGACATAACCCTTACGGAGTAATACTTAAGTAAAGGTGAAGCATCTCTTACATGCGACAAACACATGTTCTTGTCCTAAGTACTACAAATACGGTTTGGGAGAACAAATTCGTGCGGGCCTATATATGGTTCATCGTtaacaatatttgttgatgtgtttgaacTTGAATTTCTAATATGATTAATTAACATATTTTGAGGTGACTCATCATCATGACTCAGGCCTTAAGGAAGGAGCCACTGACTGTTTATGGAGATGGAAAGCAAACGAGGAGTTTCCAATACGTTTCAGACTTGGTAATGCCgccttcttctcctctcttcaaATTACATGTCATGAACTTGCAAATTTGACTCAATCTCTTTCATCAACATTTAGTTTTTACAATAGACTATCAAGACTAAAAATCACATATCGGTCTAGCATAACCCAACCGAATGGTTTATAAACAAAGTTCAACTCTTCTCACATTGTAGTCGCGTATAAATAATACTTTGAAGGTAAACCAATGTATCCATAATGAATCGGAACCCAAAGAGGACAATATCTCTTGTGGGCTCAATGCATCCGCTACGCCTCTCTGACCACTTGAAGACGCATTTTCTGAGTTGAAGTACCAATAGCGTTTTCTTGGGACtgagaatttcaacaaaaactagtCAATTCAAAGATATTTGACTGTTTGTGCACAAATGAACAGGTGGAGGGTCTGATGCGTCTGATGGAAGGAGAACATGTGGGTCCTTTCAATCTGGGCAACCCTGGCGAGTTCACAATGCTTGAACTAGCAGaggtaaattaaaaaaatcttcATTCCAGATTGACATtgttaagatttagggtttagggtttacgagTTCATTGTGGATGGTGCAGGTGGTGCAGGAGACGATAGACAGGAATGCAAAGATAGAGTTCAGGCCAAATACAGAAGATGATCCACACAAAAGAAAGCCAGACATCTCAAAGGCTAAAGAGCTTCTTGGCTGGGAACCAACCGTCTCTCTCCGGAAAGGCCTTCCTCTCATGGTCTCCGACTTCCGGCAACGCATTTTTGGCGAACAGAAGGACGGTTTTGGAACTTCCTCTGCTTAGAGGAGGACGGAGGATGGAGTTTTGACAGAAACATATATTTGTATTAATTTGATAATATATTGCATCCCTTTTGGCATTGGAGTAGCTTTACAGGAATaatatttggattttggatcATGGAAGGTGAAGAATGTATGTTAGCACCAGCAATTAGGGCTATATTCGAGTCAGAGCAAAGGTTTTGTGTATTTTGGTTCGGGCTTAAATATTGATTTGAACATCAATAAgtggtttgaagtttgaacgaTTACTCCTTTAGGCCGCAGTGAAATTATGTGTTTCTCCCAATGTATTGGTATAAAGAATCTCATCCGAGATCGAGAGTTTGATTCTAAGCCGACACACCTATTCCCAAGTAATTTGCATTGAGTCTAGACACCCAACTAACCTGTGAGGAAAATTTGTACGTGCCTAACTCGGCCTTTGTCCAATGGACACGCATGCTGAATTGTTCtcaattggggaaaaaaaaaagtgttgctCCATTTATCTCACATTTAGGAAGAGAGAGCATCACATAAATAGTTTATCACAGTTCACATGTACATGGTATGGTATAAATTGCATCAAGTCCAAAGAGTGAAGCAAATTAGAGCAATTCTTCTACTTCCATTCTCTGCAACACCACCAGTCCCCATAATCACGCACACACCAATCCAGAACCCTCCAAAGCCATGAAGAAGGCGTCTCTTGTTATGTTCTCTTCTTATTGGTATCCAAGCTTCCATGTCATAGGGATTAAGACATTAGGTATGCTCTATCCTGCAAAAATGAGGTCCTGGTAAGTCGAATCACCTACCCGCGAGAACAAATTAGCCGCCAGCGTTGAGGTCTCATTACGCCTCACGTGTGACATCATGTGATATCCCACAGCAGTTTCTCTGTAATTTACTGAACGAAAGTAGAAGCACAAGCTAACATACATATGATCACTGTTCTGCATCATTCAAGTATCACCATCATAATGCCTCAACATTTCTGAGTTTCTGATAAACAATACACGAcattgcaattgcacaaaatcgcaGACATCCAGTCAGAGGACTTATGTATTTAAGGAAAAATTAACAAGGCATTAAGAAAGAAGAAGGCAAAACAAATAATTAGTTTGCCAAGAATAAAAGAGAACAGGTCGAGTCACACACACTTCAACATTGACaacagaacaaaaagaaaaagtaatt of Tripterygium wilfordii isolate XIE 37 chromosome 13, ASM1340144v1, whole genome shotgun sequence contains these proteins:
- the LOC120012043 gene encoding UDP-glucuronic acid decarboxylase 4-like, translating into MHELHTINGYLLDQTIQMGTDQLTQRTHSKQQREPVPDSPTNEAKSRNPVQYMLQKQRLICLAIGIFTAALFFNVFPKHSPGHDPVIVSDSGLPTRRVLYEGGGNTNNRRYERRGVKPMTMSVPLGVKRKSLRIVVTGGAGFVGSHLVDRLIDRGDSVIVVDNFFTGRKENLAHHFGNPRFELIRHDVVEPILLEVDQIYHLACPASPVHYKFNPVKTIKTNVVGTLNMLGLAKRVGARFLLTSTSEVYGDPLQHPQAETYWGNVNPIGVRSCYDEGKRTAETLTMDYHRGLGIEVRIARIFNTYGPRMCIDDGRVVSNFVAQALRKEPLTVYGDGKQTRSFQYVSDLVEGLMRLMEGEHVGPFNLGNPGEFTMLELAEVVQETIDRNAKIEFRPNTEDDPHKRKPDISKAKELLGWEPTVSLRKGLPLMVSDFRQRIFGEQKDGFGTSSA